A portion of the Streptomyces sp. NBC_01335 genome contains these proteins:
- a CDS encoding alpha/beta hydrolase, whose translation MTDSGGSTGSPEPTGATGPTGPTGATGQRDRSRPAARLVRRPVMRRRPGWAGVLGAVLFYVASFTPSLIPRSWLVQSLAAGVTAAAGYGVGSLLGWFARRCGARPGGATVRWAWLMLVPLGVAAVVAVTVRSVHWQGDARRAVDMEPGLVWWQWALVPFVALLLCGLLVALARSVRLGTRTLARPLERLVPRPWALMVAAAVAVVVVVGVVQGFLLRGLVDLVESSASLTNGSTSKGIARPLLPTLSGSPSSLESWSSLGKNGRDFVGHASTRAEISGFTGDPATDPVRVYVGLESSATLRGRADLAVRELERTGAFRRKVLVVFGTTGSGWVNESLAKPLEYMYGGDSAAVALQYSYLPSWLSFLTESEAAVAGSALFDAVYDHWSALPPGERPRLLVSGESLGSYATEGAFDGELARMTARSDGALLVGPTLRNPMWEKLGRARDRGSPLWLPVYRDGRTVRYARREDDFDRPADAAWDAPRIVYLQNGSDPVTWWSPDLLTSRPQWLVGPKAPDVSPGMRWYPLVTFWQVTCDLAVSDSVPVGYGHRFGTLPVAAWAAVTRPPGWTGEDTARLEETLERKQEEREQQEKENEEENENGER comes from the coding sequence ATGACCGACAGTGGCGGATCGACCGGATCACCCGAGCCGACCGGAGCGACCGGACCGACCGGACCGACCGGAGCGACCGGACAGAGGGACCGCTCCCGTCCCGCCGCGCGTCTCGTCCGGCGCCCCGTGATGCGTCGGCGGCCCGGCTGGGCGGGGGTTCTGGGGGCGGTGCTCTTCTACGTCGCCTCGTTCACGCCCTCGCTCATCCCCCGCTCGTGGCTGGTCCAGTCGCTGGCGGCCGGGGTCACGGCGGCGGCCGGTTACGGCGTGGGGTCGCTCCTGGGGTGGTTCGCGCGGCGCTGCGGGGCGCGGCCGGGCGGGGCGACGGTCCGGTGGGCGTGGCTGATGCTCGTACCGCTGGGGGTCGCGGCCGTCGTCGCGGTGACCGTACGGAGCGTGCACTGGCAGGGCGACGCGCGGCGGGCGGTCGACATGGAGCCGGGGCTGGTGTGGTGGCAGTGGGCGCTGGTCCCGTTCGTGGCGCTGCTGCTCTGCGGGCTGCTCGTCGCGCTGGCCCGGTCGGTACGGCTGGGGACGCGGACCCTGGCGCGTCCGCTGGAGCGGCTGGTGCCCCGGCCGTGGGCGCTGATGGTGGCGGCCGCGGTGGCGGTGGTCGTGGTGGTGGGGGTGGTCCAGGGCTTCCTGCTGCGCGGGCTGGTGGATCTGGTCGAGAGCAGCGCGTCGCTGACGAACGGGTCGACCAGCAAGGGCATCGCCCGGCCGCTGCTGCCGACGCTCTCGGGCAGCCCGTCCTCGCTGGAGAGCTGGTCCTCGCTGGGGAAGAACGGCCGGGACTTCGTCGGCCACGCCTCCACCCGGGCGGAGATCTCCGGGTTCACCGGCGATCCGGCGACGGACCCGGTCCGGGTGTACGTCGGGCTGGAGTCCTCGGCGACCCTGCGGGGCCGCGCGGACCTCGCCGTACGGGAACTGGAGCGGACCGGCGCGTTCCGCCGGAAGGTGCTGGTGGTGTTCGGTACGACGGGCAGCGGCTGGGTCAACGAGAGCCTCGCGAAGCCGCTGGAGTACATGTACGGCGGTGACAGCGCGGCGGTCGCCCTCCAGTACTCGTACCTGCCGAGCTGGCTCTCCTTCCTGACCGAGAGCGAGGCCGCCGTGGCCGGTTCCGCGCTCTTCGACGCGGTGTACGACCACTGGTCGGCGCTGCCCCCGGGCGAGCGCCCCCGGCTGCTGGTGTCCGGCGAGTCCCTCGGTTCCTACGCCACCGAGGGCGCGTTCGACGGCGAGCTCGCGCGGATGACCGCCCGCAGCGACGGCGCCCTGCTGGTCGGGCCGACGCTGCGGAACCCGATGTGGGAGAAGCTCGGCAGGGCCCGCGACCGGGGCAGCCCGCTCTGGCTGCCGGTCTACCGGGACGGGCGCACCGTGCGGTACGCCCGCCGCGAGGACGATTTCGACCGGCCGGCCGACGCCGCCTGGGACGCGCCCCGGATCGTGTACCTGCAGAACGGTTCGGACCCCGTGACGTGGTGGTCCCCCGATCTGCTGACGTCTCGGCCGCAGTGGCTCGTGGGTCCGAAGGCGCCGGACGTCTCCCCGGGGATGCGGTGGTACCCGCTCGTCACCTTCTGGCAGGTGACCTGCGACCTCGCGGTGTCCGACTCCGTCCCGGTGGGGTACGGGCACCGGTTCGGCACCCTCCCGGTCGCCGCGTGGGCCGCCGTGACCCGGCCGCCCGGGTGGACCGGGGAGGACACCGCCCGCCTCGAAGAGACGCTGGAGCGGAAACAGGAGGAGCGGGAGCAGCAGGAGAAGGAGAACGAGGAGGAGAACGAGAACGGGGAGCGGTGA
- a CDS encoding CPBP family intramembrane glutamic endopeptidase: MAEGRRFPLRLPSKLPLNGAIALTVAILVATNLVNHVFLHGWGLVVSLVVTPILLGVWKWSGGTWPGAGLGRGTWARGARWAAVLVGLVGLVYLVGALLPATRDLFEDQRNSGLSGAEVAWRMLIQVPVGTVLLEEVAFRGVLYGLLVRARGTVTATVVSSVLFGMWHILPSLHLATDKPALAGLFGTSSAGTVIAAVVADLGAVLFTAASGVLFCELRRRSGSLLPPMGLHWATNALGYLTGFLLR; the protein is encoded by the coding sequence ATGGCTGAGGGGCGGCGGTTTCCCCTGAGGCTTCCCTCGAAGCTTCCCCTGAACGGGGCGATCGCGCTGACCGTCGCCATCCTGGTCGCCACCAACCTCGTCAACCACGTCTTCCTGCACGGCTGGGGCCTGGTCGTCTCCCTGGTCGTCACCCCGATCCTGCTCGGCGTGTGGAAGTGGTCCGGCGGCACCTGGCCCGGGGCCGGACTCGGCCGGGGCACCTGGGCGCGCGGCGCCCGCTGGGCCGCCGTACTCGTCGGCCTGGTCGGACTCGTCTACCTGGTCGGCGCCCTGCTCCCCGCCACCCGCGACCTCTTCGAGGACCAGCGCAACAGTGGCCTCTCCGGCGCCGAGGTCGCCTGGCGCATGCTGATCCAGGTCCCCGTCGGCACCGTACTACTGGAGGAGGTCGCGTTCCGCGGGGTGCTGTACGGGCTCCTCGTACGCGCCCGGGGCACGGTCACCGCCACCGTCGTCTCCTCCGTCCTCTTCGGGATGTGGCACATCCTCCCGTCGCTGCACCTGGCCACCGACAAACCCGCGCTCGCCGGCCTCTTCGGCACCTCCTCCGCCGGAACCGTGATCGCGGCGGTCGTCGCCGACCTCGGCGCGGTGCTGTTCACCGCGGCCTCCGGTGTCCTCTTCTGCGAGCTGCGCCGACGCAGCGGCAGCCTCCTCCCCCCGATGGGCCTGCACTGGGCGACCAACGCACTGGGGTATCTGACGGGGTTCCTGCTGCGGTAA